A window from Variovorax sp. PBL-E5 encodes these proteins:
- a CDS encoding acyltransferase family protein, giving the protein MQLPQFEKWSLLAALRFLLASIVAFDHLREYVPIGAWSLIPKLGAFEAVLGFLLISGYSIGASFIKVPDGFLIRRVKRIYPVYLASIVLAYIVFVMEHGSHPPVLALLANVLFLNQIVTATSFVGPAWSLALEFWLYSLTPLFFTLKDSTLRKLVFVSFGCYVAYTCGRTLFHLDYYAGLGYGANLLLLAFIWLAGLRLARNLQNPVPVLKDIALIFTVHILLAAAIQFGWRWKHGGVPDFFTHDIVDNLLQACTLALVLWAFVRLARRPIQNARASAVLRLLGDISYPLYLVHMSVYFLLKQTGLRSPILFYVSAVAVSFVIYWVLDFYSQRRHLRPAATAGGGRLATGVPRGES; this is encoded by the coding sequence ATGCAACTGCCGCAGTTCGAGAAATGGAGCCTATTGGCCGCGCTCAGGTTTCTGCTCGCCTCCATCGTTGCCTTCGACCACCTGCGCGAATACGTTCCCATCGGCGCCTGGAGCCTGATCCCGAAGCTCGGTGCCTTCGAAGCGGTGCTGGGCTTTCTGCTGATCAGTGGCTACTCCATCGGTGCTTCCTTCATCAAGGTGCCGGACGGATTTCTGATTCGCCGGGTCAAGCGCATCTACCCGGTCTACCTGGCGAGCATCGTCCTTGCGTACATCGTGTTCGTGATGGAGCACGGATCGCATCCCCCCGTGCTGGCGCTGCTGGCCAACGTGCTGTTCCTCAATCAGATCGTCACCGCGACCTCCTTCGTCGGGCCTGCATGGAGCCTCGCGCTCGAGTTCTGGCTCTACAGCCTCACGCCCCTGTTCTTCACGCTGAAGGACTCGACCTTGCGAAAGCTCGTGTTCGTGTCATTCGGCTGCTACGTGGCGTACACCTGCGGACGCACCTTGTTCCATCTGGACTACTATGCCGGCCTCGGATACGGCGCCAATTTGTTGCTGCTGGCGTTCATCTGGCTGGCCGGGCTGCGGCTGGCGAGGAATTTGCAGAACCCAGTGCCGGTCCTGAAAGACATCGCACTTATCTTCACGGTGCATATCCTGCTCGCGGCGGCCATTCAGTTCGGCTGGCGCTGGAAGCACGGCGGGGTGCCCGATTTCTTCACGCACGACATCGTCGACAACCTTCTGCAAGCCTGCACCCTCGCCCTGGTGCTCTGGGCCTTCGTGCGCCTGGCGCGCAGGCCGATCCAGAACGCGCGCGCATCCGCAGTCCTGCGTTTGCTGGGTGATATTTCCTATCCGCTCTACCTGGTTCACATGTCGGTCTACTTCCTGCTCAAGCAGACGGGTCTGCGCTCGCCGATTCTTTTCTATGTCTCGGCGGTCGCGGTGTCGTTCGTCATCTATTGGGTGCTGGACTTCTATTCGCAGCGCCGCCATCTGCGGCCTGCCGCGACTGCAGGAGGCGGCCGTCTGGCGACCGGCGTGCCGCGCGGCGAGAGCTGA
- a CDS encoding DUF3309 family protein, translating into MSLSLILLIIVILLLVGALPSWGYSRSWGYGPSGGLGLVLVIVIVLLVMGRI; encoded by the coding sequence ATGTCCCTGTCGTTGATCCTGCTGATCATCGTGATCCTGCTTCTGGTCGGCGCGCTGCCGAGCTGGGGCTACAGCCGCAGCTGGGGTTATGGTCCGAGCGGCGGCCTCGGTCTGGTGCTGGTCATCGTGATCGTGTTGCTCGTGATGGGCCGCATATAG
- a CDS encoding pyridoxal phosphate-dependent aminotransferase: protein MSSALARTPAVTTKLPAVGTTIFTVMSALAAEKNAVNLGQGFPDFDCDPRLLEAVTRAMAAGHNQYPPMPGIPALRQAIASKIETLYGHGYDPQTEITITAGATQAIITAILAVVRPGDEVIVLEPCYDSYVPNIELAGGRVVRVPLTPGTFRPDFDKIAAALTPRTRAIIVNTPHNPSATVWTEAEMRALESLLAPTDVLVICDEVYEHMVYAGARHESASRFPDLAARSFIVSSFGKTYHVTGWKVGYVAAPAPLSAEFRKVHQFNVFTVNTPMQHALASYMADPAPYLELPAFYQHKRDLFAAGLASTRLKLLPSAGTYFQCVDISEVSDLGEADFCQWLTSEIGVAAIPLSAFYGDGFDQRVVRFCFAKKDETLQAAIDRLARL, encoded by the coding sequence GTGAGCTCCGCCCTTGCCCGCACGCCCGCCGTCACGACCAAGCTGCCTGCGGTCGGCACCACCATCTTCACCGTGATGTCGGCACTGGCCGCCGAGAAGAATGCGGTGAATCTCGGCCAGGGTTTCCCGGATTTCGATTGCGATCCGAGGCTGCTCGAAGCCGTCACGCGCGCGATGGCGGCCGGCCACAACCAGTACCCGCCGATGCCCGGCATCCCGGCGCTGCGCCAGGCGATCGCCTCGAAGATCGAGACCCTCTACGGCCACGGCTACGACCCGCAGACCGAGATCACCATCACCGCCGGCGCCACGCAGGCGATCATCACCGCCATCCTGGCCGTGGTGCGGCCGGGCGACGAAGTGATCGTGCTGGAACCCTGCTACGACAGCTACGTGCCCAACATCGAACTGGCCGGCGGCAGAGTGGTGCGCGTGCCGCTGACGCCGGGCACCTTCCGTCCGGACTTCGACAAGATCGCGGCCGCCCTCACGCCGCGCACGCGCGCGATCATCGTCAACACGCCGCACAACCCGAGCGCCACGGTGTGGACCGAAGCCGAGATGCGCGCGCTCGAGTCGCTGCTCGCACCCACCGATGTGCTGGTGATCTGCGACGAGGTGTACGAGCACATGGTCTATGCCGGCGCCCGCCACGAAAGCGCGAGCCGGTTCCCGGACCTGGCCGCACGCAGCTTCATCGTGAGCAGCTTCGGCAAGACCTATCACGTGACGGGCTGGAAAGTCGGCTACGTGGCCGCGCCGGCGCCGCTGTCGGCGGAATTCCGCAAGGTGCACCAGTTCAACGTGTTCACGGTCAACACGCCGATGCAGCATGCGCTGGCGAGCTACATGGCCGATCCGGCGCCGTACCTCGAACTCCCGGCCTTCTACCAGCACAAGCGCGATCTGTTCGCGGCCGGCCTCGCCAGCACGCGGCTGAAGCTGCTGCCCAGCGCGGGAACCTACTTCCAGTGCGTCGACATCAGCGAAGTCAGCGACCTGGGCGAAGCCGACTTCTGTCAGTGGCTGACGAGCGAGATCGGCGTCGCGGCCATCCCGCTGTCGGCCTTCTACGGCGATGGATTCGACCAGCGCGTGGTTCGCTTCTGCTTTGCCAAGAAGGACGAAACGCTGCAGGCGGCCATCGACCGACTGGCACGGCTCTGA
- a CDS encoding CysB family HTH-type transcriptional regulator produces MNLHQFKFVQEAVRRNLNLTEAAKALHTSQPGVSKAIIELEEELGVEIFARHGKRLKRVTEPGQHVLASIELIMREVGNLKRIGEQFSAQDSGTLSIATTHTQARYVLPVPVARLREAYPKVNVSLHQGSPDQVARMVIDEIAEIGIATESLADYAELVTMPCYEWQHVLVLPKTHALADKERISLDDLANEPIITYHPSFTGRTRIDHAFAQKKLTPRIALEAIDSDVIKTYVRLGLGVGIVAEMAVRDDSNADLVVRPMGHVFGVNIARVAFKRSAYLRNFVFKFAELLSDRLDRNLIAKALAGHNQDYEL; encoded by the coding sequence ATGAATCTTCACCAGTTCAAGTTTGTGCAGGAAGCGGTGCGGCGCAACCTCAATCTGACCGAGGCGGCCAAGGCGCTGCACACCTCGCAGCCTGGCGTGTCCAAGGCCATCATCGAGCTCGAGGAGGAACTGGGTGTCGAGATCTTCGCGCGCCACGGCAAGCGCCTCAAACGCGTGACCGAACCGGGCCAGCACGTGCTCGCGAGCATCGAACTCATCATGCGCGAGGTCGGCAACCTCAAGCGCATCGGCGAGCAGTTCAGCGCGCAGGACAGCGGCACCCTGTCGATCGCCACCACGCACACGCAGGCGCGCTACGTGCTGCCGGTGCCGGTGGCCAGGCTGCGCGAGGCCTATCCGAAAGTCAACGTGAGCCTGCACCAAGGCTCGCCCGATCAGGTCGCGCGCATGGTGATCGACGAGATCGCGGAGATCGGCATCGCCACCGAATCGCTGGCCGACTACGCCGAGCTCGTGACCATGCCGTGCTACGAGTGGCAGCACGTGCTGGTGCTGCCCAAGACCCATGCGCTGGCGGACAAGGAACGCATCTCGCTCGACGACCTGGCGAACGAGCCGATCATCACCTACCACCCGTCTTTCACCGGCCGCACGCGCATCGACCATGCGTTCGCACAGAAGAAGCTCACGCCGCGCATCGCGCTCGAAGCCATCGATTCCGACGTGATCAAGACCTATGTGCGGCTCGGCCTCGGCGTCGGCATCGTGGCCGAGATGGCAGTGCGCGACGACTCCAATGCCGATCTCGTCGTGCGTCCGATGGGCCACGTGTTCGGCGTCAACATCGCGCGTGTCGCGTTCAAGCGCAGCGCCTACCTGCGCAACTTCGTCTTCAAATTCGCCGAGTTGCTGTCGGACCGGCTCGACCGCAACCTGATCGCCAAGGCCTTGGCCGGTCACAACCAGGACTACGAACTGTGA
- a CDS encoding sirohydrochlorin chelatase → MAAIAGIVLFAHGSRDERWRLPVEAVARRVQALDPSVRVACAYLELVAPDLREVTAGLIAGGATAIRIVPLFLGMGRHAREDLPHLVDEMRRLYPNVAFSLARAVGEEPDVIELLALKALGR, encoded by the coding sequence ATGGCTGCAATCGCCGGCATCGTGCTGTTCGCGCACGGTTCGCGCGACGAGCGCTGGCGCCTGCCGGTGGAGGCCGTGGCCCGACGCGTTCAGGCGCTGGACCCGTCCGTCCGCGTGGCCTGCGCCTACCTCGAGCTGGTCGCTCCCGATCTGCGCGAAGTCACGGCCGGCCTGATTGCCGGCGGCGCCACCGCCATTCGCATCGTGCCGCTTTTTCTCGGCATGGGAAGGCACGCGCGCGAAGACCTGCCGCATCTGGTCGACGAGATGCGCCGCCTTTATCCCAATGTGGCGTTCTCGCTGGCCAGGGCCGTCGGCGAGGAGCCGGACGTGATCGAACTGCTGGCGTTGAAGGCATTGGGCCGATGA
- the lptG gene encoding LPS export ABC transporter permease LptG — translation MKTIRRLIYVEVIKAVAFVTLGFLSLFFFFDFVDELQSIGKPTSLGYGAGQALIYVTLLIPSHLYELLPITVLIGTIFVMARFAQSSEYTILRTSGLGPWRALRALLLLGLGFVVLTFAVGDYVSPISDRTAQLLKSRYQNVYALAGNTGAWLKEKQGDKSYAVNVISMGRDGTLKDSRIFEFDAKGFLVAQTSASLARIENGQWRLFGVERQQYETSGTGDKARVVTSTLPTLVWPSSLSSEMVSVALLRPDRMRTLDLFEYIRHLDANGQTAQRYEIEFWRKVFYPLSCLVMVVLALPFAYLHFRQAGLATYVFGGVMIGISFFLLNNVFGYLGNLGNWVPWFTAAAPGMIYSVMSLAAFTWLVLRR, via the coding sequence GTGAAAACCATCCGTCGACTGATCTACGTCGAGGTGATCAAGGCGGTGGCCTTCGTCACGCTCGGCTTCCTGAGCCTGTTCTTCTTCTTCGATTTCGTCGACGAGCTGCAATCGATCGGCAAGCCCACGAGCCTGGGCTACGGGGCCGGCCAGGCGCTGATCTACGTCACCCTGCTGATCCCCAGCCACCTGTACGAGCTGCTGCCGATCACGGTGCTGATCGGCACCATCTTCGTGATGGCGAGGTTCGCCCAGAGTTCCGAATACACGATCCTGCGTACCAGCGGCCTCGGACCCTGGCGGGCGTTGCGGGCGCTTCTGCTGCTGGGTCTCGGCTTCGTGGTGCTGACCTTCGCCGTGGGCGACTATGTCTCGCCGATTTCGGATCGCACGGCCCAGCTGCTCAAATCGCGCTATCAGAACGTCTATGCGCTGGCCGGCAATACCGGCGCCTGGCTGAAGGAGAAGCAAGGCGACAAGTCCTATGCGGTCAACGTGATCTCGATGGGCCGCGACGGCACCCTCAAGGACTCGCGCATCTTCGAATTCGATGCCAAGGGCTTTCTCGTCGCACAGACCTCGGCTTCGCTCGCGCGCATCGAGAACGGCCAATGGCGGCTCTTCGGCGTCGAGCGCCAGCAGTACGAAACGAGCGGAACCGGTGACAAGGCGCGTGTCGTCACGAGCACGTTGCCGACCCTCGTCTGGCCGAGCTCCCTGTCCAGCGAAATGGTGTCGGTCGCCCTGCTGCGCCCGGACCGCATGCGCACGCTCGACCTGTTCGAATACATCCGCCACCTCGATGCCAACGGCCAGACGGCGCAGCGCTACGAGATCGAGTTCTGGCGCAAGGTGTTCTATCCGCTGTCGTGCCTCGTGATGGTCGTGCTCGCCCTGCCCTTCGCCTACCTGCACTTCCGCCAGGCGGGCCTGGCGACCTACGTGTTCGGCGGCGTGATGATCGGCATCAGTTTCTTCCTGCTGAACAACGTGTTCGGGTACCTGGGCAACCTGGGCAACTGGGTGCCGTGGTTCACGGCGGCGGCGCCGGGAATGATCTATTCGGTGATGTCGCTGGCCGCATTCACCTGGCTGGTATTGAGGCGCTAG
- the lptF gene encoding LPS export ABC transporter permease LptF has translation MLFHSSLRKELSRSFGATLVVLVTIVMTMMLIRTLGLASKGSVNPSEVFLVMTYTVLGYMPTILSLSLFIAIVGTLSRMYSDSEMVIWFSSGRGLADFVEPVFRFAWPVLVLIAMFALIGWPWANSQTQGMRDQYEHRSDIERVAPGEFRESAGRNRVFFIDKDTPDGATASNVFISSVERNLQITTSARSGHVETIGDARYLLLSNGQRVERPLSSTELKISEFQTYGARTGGDSGNSGDAEPARSLTTLSLLRKPTLMNLGELAWRFGMVLAGANFVLLALALSSVNPRVGRSGNLLFALFAFVIYYNMINLGQSWVSTGRYGMGGFLLALHGGTLLIGLAWLAKRHYNWSLLPRRAGRSPANESHA, from the coding sequence ATGTTATTCCATTCCTCTCTACGCAAGGAGCTGTCGCGCAGCTTCGGCGCCACGCTCGTGGTGCTGGTCACCATCGTCATGACGATGATGCTGATCCGCACGCTGGGCCTGGCGTCCAAGGGCAGCGTCAATCCCTCCGAGGTCTTCCTGGTGATGACCTACACGGTGCTCGGCTACATGCCCACCATCCTCAGCCTCAGCCTGTTCATCGCCATCGTCGGCACGCTGTCGCGCATGTACAGCGACAGCGAAATGGTGATCTGGTTCTCCAGCGGGCGCGGCCTGGCCGATTTCGTCGAACCGGTGTTCCGCTTCGCATGGCCGGTGCTGGTGCTGATCGCGATGTTCGCGCTGATCGGCTGGCCGTGGGCCAATTCGCAGACCCAGGGCATGCGCGATCAGTACGAGCACCGCAGCGACATCGAGCGCGTGGCGCCGGGCGAATTCCGCGAGTCGGCCGGACGCAACCGCGTGTTCTTCATCGACAAGGACACGCCCGATGGCGCCACGGCATCGAACGTCTTCATCTCCTCGGTCGAGCGCAACCTGCAGATCACCACCTCGGCCCGCAGCGGCCATGTCGAGACCATCGGCGATGCGCGCTACCTGCTGCTGAGCAACGGCCAGCGCGTCGAGCGGCCGTTGTCCAGCACGGAGCTGAAGATCAGCGAATTCCAGACCTACGGTGCCAGGACCGGCGGCGACTCGGGCAATTCGGGCGACGCCGAGCCGGCCCGCTCGCTCACCACGCTCTCGCTGCTGCGGAAGCCGACCCTGATGAACCTCGGCGAGCTGGCATGGCGCTTCGGCATGGTGCTGGCGGGGGCCAATTTCGTGCTGCTGGCACTCGCGCTGTCCAGCGTGAATCCCAGGGTCGGGCGCAGCGGCAACCTGCTTTTCGCACTGTTTGCGTTCGTCATCTACTACAACATGATCAACCTCGGCCAGAGCTGGGTGTCGACCGGCCGTTACGGCATGGGCGGCTTCCTGCTTGCGCTGCATGGCGGGACCCTGCTGATCGGCCTGGCCTGGCTTGCCAAGCGACACTACAACTGGAGCCTGCTGCCACGTCGCGCCGGCAGGTCACCCGCGAACGAATCCCACGCGTGA
- a CDS encoding leucyl aminopeptidase: MDFQLKTLSIAQAAAEKTDALIVLVASQAGTSKDALSALIAEARKAGDLPDKAGKLLSLYRPPGIAAPRVLLVSAGDGKPTSVRSAVTAAVNAAKAANPKRLAIVFAGAVDAACLRSAVVAAADASYVYTTTKSKAEPRTIRQLVFGVADSAAQRGAFDQAAATVAGVELAKEWGNRPANYCTPSLLADAAGKLAALPRVKCEVLGPKEVAKLGMGAFAGVAQGSAEPLRFIVLRYQGAPKDQAPVVLVGKGITFDTGGVSLKPAAEMDEMKFDMCGAASVLGVFRALGDIQPAINVIGLIPSCENMNDGRALKPGDVVTSMSGQTIEVLNTDAEGRLILCDALNYAKRFEPAAVIDIATLTGACVIALGGVRSGLFATDEALASALQAAGEESLDRCWRMPLDEDYAEGLKSNFADVANIAGRAGGAITAAKFLQRFTTDFPWAHLDIAGVAWKSGQAKGSTGRPVGLLLAYLLGRASSDNAKTASPKARKARKTASAK; the protein is encoded by the coding sequence ATGGACTTTCAACTCAAGACCCTCTCCATCGCTCAGGCCGCGGCCGAGAAAACCGACGCGCTGATCGTCCTCGTGGCGTCCCAGGCCGGCACCTCCAAGGATGCGCTCTCGGCGTTGATCGCCGAAGCCCGCAAGGCCGGCGACCTGCCCGACAAGGCTGGCAAACTGCTTTCGCTCTACCGCCCGCCAGGGATCGCTGCGCCGCGCGTGCTGCTGGTCTCGGCGGGCGACGGCAAGCCCACGTCGGTGCGAAGCGCGGTGACGGCGGCCGTCAACGCAGCCAAGGCCGCCAACCCCAAGCGCCTCGCGATCGTGTTCGCCGGCGCCGTGGACGCTGCCTGTCTGCGCAGCGCCGTGGTGGCGGCGGCCGATGCGAGCTATGTCTACACCACGACCAAGTCGAAGGCCGAGCCCCGCACGATCCGGCAGTTGGTCTTCGGCGTGGCCGATTCGGCCGCGCAGCGCGGCGCCTTCGACCAGGCCGCTGCCACGGTGGCAGGTGTCGAGCTGGCCAAGGAATGGGGCAATCGTCCGGCCAACTACTGCACGCCTTCGCTGTTGGCCGATGCCGCCGGCAAGCTGGCCGCGCTGCCGCGCGTGAAGTGCGAGGTGCTGGGCCCGAAGGAGGTCGCGAAGCTCGGCATGGGCGCTTTCGCTGGCGTGGCCCAGGGGTCCGCCGAGCCGCTGCGCTTCATCGTGCTGCGCTACCAGGGCGCGCCCAAGGACCAGGCCCCCGTGGTGCTGGTCGGCAAGGGCATCACCTTCGACACCGGCGGCGTCTCGCTCAAGCCGGCGGCCGAGATGGACGAGATGAAGTTCGACATGTGCGGCGCAGCCAGCGTGCTGGGCGTGTTCCGCGCGCTCGGCGACATCCAGCCCGCGATCAACGTGATCGGCCTGATCCCGAGCTGCGAGAACATGAACGACGGCCGCGCGCTCAAGCCGGGCGACGTGGTGACGAGCATGAGCGGGCAGACCATCGAGGTGCTCAACACCGACGCCGAAGGCCGCCTGATCCTGTGCGACGCGCTCAACTACGCCAAGCGCTTCGAGCCGGCCGCGGTGATCGACATCGCGACGCTGACCGGTGCCTGCGTGATCGCACTGGGCGGTGTGCGCAGCGGTCTTTTCGCGACCGACGAAGCGCTGGCGAGCGCGTTGCAGGCCGCGGGCGAGGAGTCGCTGGACCGCTGCTGGCGCATGCCGCTCGACGAAGACTATGCGGAGGGCCTCAAGAGCAACTTCGCCGACGTGGCCAACATCGCCGGCCGCGCAGGCGGTGCGATCACCGCGGCCAAGTTCCTGCAACGCTTCACCACCGACTTCCCCTGGGCGCATCTCGACATCGCGGGCGTGGCGTGGAAGAGCGGGCAGGCCAAGGGATCGACCGGTCGGCCGGTCGGACTGCTGCTGGCCTACCTGCTGGGCCGGGCTTCCTCGGACAACGCGAAGACTGCGTCGCCCAAGGCGCGCAAGGCTCGCAAGACTGCGTCGGCGAAGTGA
- a CDS encoding DNA polymerase III subunit chi: protein MTEIDFHFNMPDKLGYACRLLRKAVGGRNARVVVVADGATLDALDQMLWTFSPPEFIAHCRSTAEPQTVSRSPVVLADSADAPSPHRQVLLNLGAELPAGFERFERLIDTVSGDDDADRSAARKRWRHYADRGYAIQRHDFAGSSS, encoded by the coding sequence GTGACCGAGATCGACTTCCACTTCAACATGCCGGACAAGCTGGGCTATGCCTGCCGGCTATTGCGCAAGGCGGTCGGCGGCCGCAATGCGCGCGTGGTGGTGGTCGCCGACGGCGCGACGCTGGATGCGCTCGACCAGATGCTGTGGACCTTCTCGCCGCCGGAATTCATCGCCCATTGCCGCAGCACCGCCGAGCCGCAGACCGTGTCGCGCTCGCCGGTCGTTCTGGCGGACAGCGCCGATGCGCCATCGCCCCACCGCCAGGTGCTGCTGAATCTCGGCGCCGAACTGCCCGCAGGCTTCGAGCGCTTCGAACGCTTGATCGACACGGTCAGCGGCGACGACGACGCCGATCGCTCCGCAGCCCGCAAGCGCTGGCGGCACTACGCGGATCGCGGCTATGCGATCCAGCGCCACGACTTTGCAGGAAGCTCCAGCTGA
- a CDS encoding branched-chain amino acid ABC transporter substrate-binding protein, with product MQLKWTAVALAAAITLAACGKKEEAAAPAAAPAPTAAAPAAAPPADALVVKIGHVAPTSGPIAHLGKDNELGARMAIEDLNAANVKIGDKVAKFELVAEDDAGDPKQGTAVAQKLVDSKVNGVVGHLNSGTTIPASKIYSDAGIPQISPSATNPKYTRQGFKTAFRVVADDTQLGGTLGKYAVETLKGKNIAVIDDRTAYGQGVAEEFEKAAKAAGGTIVGHEFTTDKSTDFNAILTKLKGAKPDVLFFGGMDAVGGPMLKQVKQLGMDVKFMGGDGLCTAELAKLAGDAIGEDKVVCAEAGGVEGDFKAPLEAWKAKFKEKNGVEVQIYAPYVYDAVEVLAAAMVKAGSADPEKYLPEVGKIQYKGLTGPIAFDEKGDIKNGALTLYTYKGGQRVQIAVVR from the coding sequence ATGCAATTGAAATGGACTGCGGTCGCACTGGCTGCTGCTATCACCCTCGCGGCCTGCGGCAAGAAGGAAGAAGCTGCTGCGCCCGCGGCGGCTCCCGCACCCACTGCAGCGGCACCTGCGGCTGCGCCTCCCGCCGATGCACTGGTCGTCAAGATCGGACACGTCGCGCCGACCAGCGGCCCCATCGCCCACCTCGGCAAGGACAATGAATTGGGCGCACGCATGGCCATCGAGGATCTGAATGCCGCGAATGTCAAGATCGGCGACAAGGTTGCCAAGTTCGAGCTGGTGGCCGAAGACGATGCAGGCGATCCCAAGCAAGGCACCGCGGTTGCCCAGAAGCTGGTCGACAGCAAGGTCAACGGCGTCGTGGGTCACCTGAACTCTGGTACCACGATCCCGGCTTCCAAGATCTACAGCGATGCCGGCATTCCGCAGATCTCGCCCTCGGCGACCAACCCCAAGTACACACGCCAGGGCTTCAAGACGGCCTTCCGCGTGGTGGCTGACGACACGCAGCTCGGCGGCACGCTGGGCAAGTACGCGGTCGAAACGCTCAAGGGCAAAAACATCGCCGTGATCGACGACCGCACCGCCTACGGCCAGGGCGTCGCTGAAGAATTCGAGAAGGCCGCCAAGGCTGCCGGCGGCACCATCGTCGGCCATGAATTCACGACCGACAAGTCGACCGACTTCAACGCCATCCTGACCAAGCTCAAGGGCGCCAAGCCCGACGTGCTGTTCTTCGGCGGCATGGACGCCGTCGGCGGCCCGATGCTCAAGCAGGTCAAGCAGCTCGGCATGGACGTGAAGTTCATGGGCGGCGACGGCCTGTGCACGGCCGAGCTGGCCAAGCTGGCCGGCGACGCGATCGGCGAAGACAAGGTCGTCTGCGCCGAAGCCGGTGGTGTCGAAGGCGACTTCAAGGCACCGCTGGAGGCCTGGAAGGCGAAGTTCAAGGAAAAGAACGGCGTCGAGGTCCAGATCTATGCACCGTATGTCTACGACGCTGTGGAGGTGCTGGCTGCCGCGATGGTGAAGGCCGGCTCGGCCGATCCCGAGAAGTACCTGCCTGAAGTCGGCAAGATCCAATACAAGGGCCTGACCGGTCCGATCGCATTCGACGAAAAGGGCGACATCAAGAACGGTGCGCTGACGCTCTACACCTACAAGGGTGGCCAGCGCGTGCAGATCGCCGTCGTGCGCTGA
- a CDS encoding response regulator: MALFTFLVEDNRTIRENLIPALEDLAGVQVVGCAETEAATIEWLAAHADEWQLLIVDLFLKEGSGLGVLRSCARRAPQQRAVVLSNYVNADIRSRCKALGADAVFDKSRDLEAFFDYCNSDAAPTGST; the protein is encoded by the coding sequence ATGGCCCTCTTCACGTTCCTTGTCGAAGACAACAGGACCATCCGAGAAAACCTGATCCCCGCACTGGAAGATCTGGCCGGCGTGCAAGTCGTCGGTTGCGCTGAAACGGAGGCCGCCACCATCGAGTGGCTCGCCGCCCATGCCGACGAATGGCAACTCCTGATTGTGGACCTCTTCCTCAAGGAAGGCTCCGGCCTGGGCGTGCTCAGAAGCTGTGCCAGGCGCGCACCGCAACAGCGCGCGGTGGTGCTCAGCAACTACGTCAATGCCGACATTCGTTCGCGCTGCAAGGCACTGGGCGCCGACGCCGTGTTCGACAAGTCGAGGGATCTCGAAGCCTTCTTCGACTATTGCAACAGCGACGCTGCGCCGACCGGCAGCACCTAA
- a CDS encoding class I SAM-dependent methyltransferase has translation MQKIHENPMRCSVCGGQSFTAHPVLWPALINEWQLSDIEAAYIDRQQGETCNGCGSNLRSISLSDALLSYLGFGGTLRQATQVAAAQALRLLELNEAGNLSPVLRAFGGYAFGAYPEVDMHSIPFANETFDVVVHSDTLEHVPHPVHALAECRRVLKRGGALCFTVPVIVGRMSRDRSGLSKSFHGSPATAVDDYAVQTEFGADAWTYVMQAGFTKLSIHAVAYPAAIAFAALKD, from the coding sequence TTGCAAAAGATCCACGAGAACCCCATGCGATGCAGTGTCTGTGGCGGGCAGTCTTTCACCGCGCACCCAGTGCTTTGGCCGGCCCTGATCAATGAGTGGCAGCTCTCCGATATCGAAGCTGCCTACATCGACCGCCAACAGGGAGAGACGTGCAACGGATGCGGCTCGAACCTGCGCTCCATCTCGTTGTCCGATGCCCTGCTGTCCTACCTCGGCTTCGGCGGCACCTTGCGCCAAGCGACCCAAGTGGCGGCGGCCCAGGCGCTGCGCCTGCTGGAACTGAACGAGGCCGGCAACCTGAGCCCGGTCCTCCGCGCGTTTGGCGGTTACGCATTCGGCGCCTATCCAGAGGTCGACATGCACTCGATTCCATTCGCCAACGAAACCTTCGACGTCGTGGTGCACTCGGACACGCTGGAACATGTTCCCCATCCGGTTCACGCGCTCGCCGAATGTCGGCGCGTTCTGAAACGCGGCGGCGCGCTGTGCTTCACGGTGCCGGTCATCGTGGGCCGCATGAGCCGCGATCGCAGCGGCCTGTCGAAGAGTTTTCACGGCAGCCCGGCCACGGCCGTCGACGACTATGCGGTCCAGACCGAGTTCGGTGCGGATGCGTGGACCTATGTCATGCAGGCTGGATTCACGAAACTCTCAATCCATGCGGTTGCGTATCCTGCAGCGATTGCCTTCGCAGCGCTCAAGGATTGA